In Desulfoferula mesophila, the genomic window TCCGGGGCCCTGAGCTACAGCATCGAGGGGTTGGAGCACCGCGACCTGGAGCGGGAGCCCGAGGTGATCGTCACCCAGGACGGCCCCTATTGCCTGGTGGGAGGGATAGAGGTGGTGGGGCACGAGCCCCGCGCCCAGGAGGTGTCCCAAGAGCACTGCACCCTGTGCCGCTGCGGCAGCTCGCGCAACAAGCCCTTTTGCGACGGCAACCACGCCGAGATCGGCTTCAAGGACCCGAAATAGGGCCTCACCGAAAGGCGCGGTATGCAAGGCGAGGGCGGGGTTTGTCCCCGCCCTTAGCTTTGGCGGGTCTAGGCCAGCAGTTGCCGCACGGTGGCTTGGAAATGGTCGAGGTCGATGTTGGTCACCTCGATGGGCACCTGCACCAGATCGAAGAACTCCAGGATTTCTTCGTCGCTCAGGGGGTTGATGCCCGGATCGATCACCAGGATGCGGTCGTAGCGGCCCAGGCCGGTGCGGAAATCCACCGGGTCCCAGCCGGAGAGGCGCCGCGCGTTGTTGGGCCAGTAGCGGACCCAGGATGGGGTCATGAGGATGGTGTTGCCCTGCTCCAGTTCCCGAACCTTGTCCTCGCCCACAAAGGCGGAAATGCAGTTGAAGGTGGGGCAAAGGGGCAGGCCTTTCTCGCGCAGCAGCTCATCCATGTGGGGCAGGCAGCCCCGGCCGAAAAACACCCGGACCTGGTCCGGGGCCTGGGATTGGGCCTCGTCTATGGCGGCCCGCAGTTCCTTTTCCAGCAGCTTGAGGTCCAGGTGCAGGGCGGCGTCCAGCCACACCACTTGGGGACGGTCGGCCTCGTCCTCCCGCTCCAGCAGGGTGGTGAGCTCTTCCTCGAAGATTTTGCAGGCGATCAAGACCTTTTGGGACATGGCCGCTACTCTACCTTGGGCT contains:
- a CDS encoding DUF1638 domain-containing protein translates to MSQKVLIACKIFEEELTTLLEREDEADRPQVVWLDAALHLDLKLLEKELRAAIDEAQSQAPDQVRVFFGRGCLPHMDELLREKGLPLCPTFNCISAFVGEDKVRELEQGNTILMTPSWVRYWPNNARRLSGWDPVDFRTGLGRYDRILVIDPGINPLSDEEILEFFDLVQVPIEVTNIDLDHFQATVRQLLA